The following are encoded together in the Deinococcus soli (ex Cha et al. 2016) genome:
- a CDS encoding DUF1648 domain-containing protein, whose product MRPWLALLPFPLTFALAAWSLPQQPARLPTHWGVDGQPDAWGSAAQALFQLPALLLPAALLLLYLGRVPSQRRNAPLLQLVALGLGLLALTQTAALAFAWDSNRALLVGLGLLFTLIGNVMGRAHPSAFVGLRTPWVFLSRRAWHASQRRSGVWFVGLGVGLLLAALLVPTAWLTPWVAPYALLAAVAIMLGVLTYASYRDWKTDPEPQPVQL is encoded by the coding sequence ATGCGCCCCTGGCTTGCCCTCCTCCCCTTCCCGCTGACCTTCGCCCTGGCCGCCTGGAGCCTCCCACAGCAGCCCGCCCGCCTGCCCACCCACTGGGGCGTGGACGGTCAGCCCGACGCCTGGGGCAGCGCCGCGCAGGCCCTGTTCCAGCTGCCCGCCCTGCTCCTGCCCGCCGCCCTGCTGCTGCTGTACCTGGGCCGGGTGCCGTCCCAGCGCCGGAACGCACCCCTTCTGCAGCTGGTCGCGCTGGGCCTGGGCCTGCTGGCCCTCACGCAGACGGCCGCGCTGGCCTTCGCCTGGGACAGCAACCGCGCCCTGCTGGTCGGCCTGGGGCTGCTGTTCACGCTAATCGGCAACGTGATGGGCCGCGCGCACCCCAGTGCGTTCGTGGGCCTGCGCACCCCCTGGGTGTTCCTGAGCCGCCGCGCGTGGCACGCCTCGCAGCGCCGCAGCGGCGTGTGGTTCGTCGGCCTGGGCGTGGGTCTGCTGCTCGCTGCCCTGCTGGTGCCCACCGCGTGGCTGACCCCGTGGGTGGCCCCCTACGCCCTGCTGGCCGCCGTGGCCATCATGCTGGGTGTCCTGACGTACGCCTCTTAC
- a CDS encoding autorepressor SdpR family transcription factor, with protein MNEVFKALSDPTRRDILAALRQGEQTAGQLADRFPLSKSTLSGHFAVLKAADLIDSEKRGTTVIYRLNTTVFQDVLSHMLTLFGPASDHPTRKENP; from the coding sequence ATGAACGAGGTCTTCAAGGCCCTCTCCGACCCCACCCGGCGCGACATTCTCGCCGCCCTGCGCCAGGGCGAACAGACCGCCGGACAGCTCGCCGACCGCTTCCCCCTCAGCAAGAGCACCCTGAGCGGTCACTTCGCCGTGCTGAAGGCCGCCGACCTGATCGACAGCGAGAAACGCGGCACCACCGTCATCTACCGCCTGAACACCACCGTCTTCCAGGACGTCCTGAGCCACATGCTCACTCTGTTCGGCCCCGCCAGCGACCACCCCACCCGAAAGGAGAACCCCTGA